AATTATGGAGGGGCCGAAAGATTGCCGGACGAGACCCGGCAGCGGGATGGCTGACAAAACAGTTTGTTCTGAGTTGATCCGCTAAAATATTTGCTGCGTCATAGGTCTCGGCGCAGGGCCCACTTTATTTTGAACCCTGCCTGTCACTTTATCTGGACTTTCAACATCTGGAGAAGGGTGATGTGAATAAAGCATCCAAATGTACATGTCTGTCTCGTCTTTTATGAGACTTCCGTACACATAATCATAGCATGCCGTCTGTTAGAAACTAGTTGAGGTCCCAGTGCCAGTCAGTGTACCGCAGTAAGTGAAGCTCTAGTTACCGCACAGTATCCACACAGTCTAGAAAAGCCGTTCCTCTAAATTTCATGTGGGTCACCGTTGAAAGAAAACGCGACCAGTTGCCAATTGGTCGCCCAAACATTCAGCTTCAGCGAATCACCAGTGTGTAAGGACCTTGTTCGAAGATGCAAGACATCTCACTCTCGAAAGGATTGTTCTAAACATCTCGCCAATCTCGAACCCAGCCGGCCCGGCGAATCACAGACTTCAACTTACAACTTTCACGCTCTCTCACCCGATTGGCGCTCCGTCTCGAACCTCACCTCCAGTTTGCGCCAGCACTGAACACACAACCATGGCTCAAGACGATGGCGGGATGGCCTTGCCAGGTCTGAACGAAGGCTCCAAGATCACAGAAGTGACAGcacccaccgcctccccccaaccatcaccatcaccatcagcaacaacaacccaaccaccaaccgaaccatcaccagcaacccTCGGCgcagacgaagaagaagaagaagaaaaagaagaaggaaaagaagaagaaaaagaagaagatgatgacccccctccacccccaaaaccagcGCCAAAACTCTGCGCCGTATGTAACACCCAACCAGGCAAATACAAATGCCCCCGCCCCGGCTGCGCAATGCCATAGTACGTCTCCTTTTCCCGTTCCCACTACCTCAACACTAACTCTCTATTCCAGCTGCTCAATCCCCTGCCACAAATCCCACAaatccaaccacccccccgaccctcccgccccaacatcccaacccaccccccaaaccaccgCTCCCAATCCCTCTCAGCAAACCAACAACGACCCCTACAGAATCCTCCTCGACCACGCCCACGTCTTCCAGCGCCTAGTAAAGAaatacccctccctcccattcGTCCTCGACTCGATCCACTCCCAGACTTtgccccctccaacaccatcttccaGTACAACAACACCGTCTTTCCTCCAGAACAATaacaggaaaagaaaagaaccgCCTTGGTCAAAGGATGTAgggttgaggaagggggcgAGCGcgctgaagaaggcgaggacgGACCCGACGGAtaggggggatggggtgagggagttttGTGATGCGGTGCTTTAtttgttgagtttgggggaggaggaaaaggggaaaggggatggggttggggatggggggccGAGGCCGGTGGCGGAACGGGCGGTtaaggaggttggtgaggaggttaggagggaggagaggagggttgtggagggtttgttgagggaggaggagggggtgtgaTTTGTATAAGGGGGGTGTTCGGTTGGTTTACATAatggttttttggggggtatAAGGGGTAAGGGAAAAGCATGAGAGGATCTAGGTGggtttatatatataatttacaGGGAAGGTAAGGGCGCATATCCAGTGTTTATAGATGTAATatcgggggtgggagaagatTTACATGTCATGTTGTGATGTCATGTCGAGGGTGGTATGTGTCTAATTAATACATCGAGGCATGCAGAGAGGTGAAGAGAAGATGCATTAAAAAGCCCCGGTTATCCAGTGGTAGCTGAACTTACATTTAACACGTCTAGCATGCATAGTCTGACTAGGCGCACAGGCAGGCAACTCGTCGTTTTCGCGGGCGAACAACACTGGGAGCGTTCAGGGAATGATCAAAGTTTAAACATCAAACAATATCAATTACCATTAACCTACGGCTTTTCCGCTCttttctccccctcttcgcccccctctcccccgccatcctctgCCGTTTTTGAAGTCTAGACCACGTCCTCGCAACAAAAGCAGAAAAGACTAACTGATCAACAGCTACTAGTAAAACAGGTACAGCCAACCATTCCGAGCCAGACCAAGCCAGACTAAGCCAGTACAAGCCAAACCAGAGACATACCAAACCAACGTTTGGTGTAAAATCatgaccatcatcaccaaccaccctGTGCCATGATATATATTTTCCATTCTTTTTCCAGCACaccaccccaaaaacaaatCCAATCAACCAACCCACACCATTCGCCTACCCTCGACCAAACGTTTATTCAGCCACCTTCACACTCTCTACCCCTAGCCCAGTAAAAAGAGCCCGCGATCTTCTCAGCGTTTAAACCTCCCAAAGAAACCCTTCCCACTAGTGGCACTCTTCGCCGAAGTAGGCGACTttgcccccttctccccagcagcagcagcagcagcagcagcagcagcagcaggaggaggaggaggaggaggaggaggagggggtgaaagctcctccagcgcaggcaactccccacccccaacagcccTAGTAGGACTGGGCAGCATAGTCCCCAGTCCCGaactcaacacccccccattctcccccccagccccagccccagtCGGGCTCGTCACCACCGACCCCGACCCCGACCCAGCACTGCTCGAACTCCCACCCTTCTCCTTACCCTTTGACGACCTCAGCGTGAACAACGAGTCTGCTCTTTTCAGGAGGGGAGACAACATGAGTCTGGGGCGGGATGTCCCGGTGGATTTACTGCGTTCATCAGACTGGGACCAGTCAACCCTGTGCTCTGGGGCGTGGATAGGGAAACGCTGGAGAGGGGTCGGGTCTTCGGAAGTAGGGGTTGTGGTGTCCTCtgaccctcccccttcccctccgggaagggttgggttgaggaCGAGCATGGAGcggcgggtggtgggctgctgggttgggaTTGTATCGGCTGACAAGGGGTCTGCACCACCAGTGCTGTTTCTtctgggttggtgagagGGGTAATGACCCGTGAGGGAGACgcggttgtggttggtgtttaGCCTTGCCAATTCGGCTCTGAAGGTGTGGGACTGTtgttgggaggaaggggaggaggttgatggtccggaagggggaggttgacgtTGTTGACGCTCCCGCTCCAAGGCACGGTCACGCTCTGCTTGGGACTGGCGGAGTTGGCGGGCGAGGTCggccggggtggtggaggcgatGGGGTCACCCTCGCGGTTGGAGTCTTTGTGGTATCTGTGGGCTCGCTTGGAGAGTTGGTGGATGAAGTCGTTGGAGCGCATTTGctcgacggtggtggtgcgggtgAACTGGCGGGCGGCTTCTTTGGGGACATAGTGATCGTCTGTCGACCGGGGTTCTGGgagctgggaggaggtggaggtgttggccTGGGAGGGTCTTCGTCTGCTGTGGTCTGAGCATCTGGGGTCTGCTTGTGTTTTTGATGACTGTGACTGTCCATGTCTGCTGCTCTGATGCTCCCGGCGATGACGGCTCTGCTGCTCGGCCCTCCGCTGCCTTCGTTTCTCATGTTCTTCCTGCTCGGCCAGGACCAGCAACAACCGACGGGTAAGATCCTCTGGATCAAGCTGTCCCTCCACATGCTTGGAAGAGGGCTTGCTCGGCCCCCCAAATCCTCGAGGGACAGCGCCCTGCTGCGCCCTCGAGTAACCCATCTTGAACTGCATTCCCTGGTGACAGAGCGTTGacggggagaggggtgggaaaACCAGATCACAGCCAACCTTTCCAAGATTCTGCTGGAAATAGAGTTGGCCCACGGTTGAAAGTAAAGTTACGCCTTGTGGTCCCTCCCAGGTTTGTGGTCTGCGGGGTTCCTTGCGGATAGTGAGTGGTATCTCCGTCCTGGTTTGTGTCGCTTGGCGAACTTTGGCTCGCTCCGTTGTGAGAGGCGAGGGCTGGTGTCTTAGACACGCACACTGACACGATATGAATAAAAACCCCAAGACTACACTCCGGAAAAGTGTTGGCGAGGGGGATGCTCTCTATGTAATGTATTCGCAAAGTCACTCGGTAGATGGACAAGAGAATCCACCCGGCGGCaactctcccctccccatccccctttggaaccctcccccctgcAGAAATGCAGCCAGGGTTGCAAGGCCACTGGACCGTTGGAATGTCGGACAAGGTGTTCCCTTGATTCAACAGGTCGGACCAGAGAGACACCTACAGTAGTGCAGAAGTATAAGCACGAAAGCGTGTGAGGAGAAAGGTCAAGGATGATCAGATGCCGAATTGgctttttccctctcttttAAATCCTTGTGAACGGGCGCCTCCGCGTCTGGCTGGACCAGCTCCTGTTGCAGCGGTGCAAGGTAGTGCCGTCAGGGGTCCGGTTCAAAATGGTCATTTGACTTTGGGCTAGTGATCAAAATATGGTAAAAGAGGCACACCTCGCCTCGCCCCCGAGAGGCACCTTTCGGGCGTCCAGCTTGGGGGGCATATGTAAGAACAAGCCCGACACTTGCAGCacgcttgcttgcttgcttgctttgcCACGAGCCGTTGTATCACCTTCACTTGAAGAgcagcaagaaaaaaagaatggaTGGCACGAGGCCTTTTTACCCGCCATGAGACAAAAGACCGAGGATGGGTTGTGACTTGTGACGGGGGGCACTGGGCGATGTGCCAAGGGCGTAAAAGGGCACGACACTTGCCCGATCAGGTTTGAGCAAACCAAggttcctctctctctctcataTTGACCGGGGGTTGCGAGATCGTGCTTTGATCGAAAAGACGTGACCAGCCGGTCTCGGCCTGGCGTTCAGgacccttttttttatttttatttttttttattttttttttttacatAAACAGGGCCAGGGCACGCCGTTGGTGTTGACCCCATCGACAAACCGACAAAGGCCTCGCCTGCTCCATGCTCGGTCTCCGCTCCCCAgcttttggtggtgacgatCCCTGTCAGAACCCCGGATCCCCAGATGGGAGCGGGGCGGGCCTGCCGGTCATCCACAAGGGCCGGAAGGGTCTGGGAAAAAAAGACCGGACCCACGGTTCGTCCGGATCTGAGTGTTGACAAGAGACAAAACAGAGACAGTTTTCACCGGTGAGATTTGCTGTGAAACCTATGATGGACACTGTCAGGATGCCACGCATGGGATTGTCCCTTCGTGATCCGGGACAAGCGGCAGCAGTGCGGCGGCAGAGGGTTGGAGTGGCGCTTCGCGGGAGTTTCTGACACTTGAAGGTGAGATTTCCGATATTGCCATCCAACAAGACTTTTGAACTTTGAAGAGCCCCTGAGCTCAGCTGCGCCCAAACAGAGAGCTGCCACGCCGAATGGGAAATTGGATTTGATAGCGACTGTTCAAGGTTGGGTTGCGTGGGGGGTGCTTTGCGATGGTGGGTGCTTTGcgatggtggttggaggcCGTTGTTGAGAGTCAAGAGGGGGACTCAAGAGGTTAACAAAGTCGAGTTAAGTCTCATGAGAAATTGATACGATAGCACTCGGCTGCATGATTTGTGTAACCGCGCCATATGTTGTGTCTCTGTCGTTTGGAAGCAAAAAGCAAATTGTTCGAAGCGAAGGTCCTAGTGCCGGGCCCAGTTTTTGATCTTATCAGATCTCCCCTTTGCTATGATATGCATGGAGATTGTTGCGGCCAGTCCGCTGActaacaaccacagcaggaTCTTAAAGTCAGTATCACATCGACAAGCAAACAACTCAACAACCCATCAATGGGTGTTTGCTGGCAGTTGACCTCGACGCTGATCAGTCGCCGGGCCGTGCCCTTCCACCGACAAGCACCGGGCGCAAACCCCACCAGGTCCGTCAAAAGTGCCGTTGGAAACTCAATTGCCAGTTGGCTTCCAGGTTATCCAGAGGGCCATCACCGTGCTTGGTACCATGGAGCAAGAGGTCAaagacaacagcagccaagCACCGTCTgcaggggggagggcggcaGGCagtgagtgagtgggtgACTGACAGTGCTCTGAAATGGCAGATGGCCCCGCTGACGGGACACCTAACGGGCAGGGGGACAGCTTTTGGCTATTACTTGAAGCAAAGAAAGCTACCTTAGCTACGATAATACTCGGCAGTGTATAGTATAGCTTGAGCTCAAAAAGACTCGGTATCTGTCTGAATCCATCACCGCTTCTGCTTACAATCCGACCCTCTCGGAAGCGACCGTTGCTAGCTGCGACGCTACGAACTGAGCCAAGCACTGTTTCGGGTCGGCAGCCTGCCAAGATCACGGCGTTTGCTCCCAAAGAGCTGTGCCCTGCTCCTActcccgccgcctccgccctGGCTTCGTGGGACTCGCTCTCACCCCAAAGGACCCCAACAAGTGCCCCAAAGAGAGGACCCTGACAAGGAGCCCCATCCAGACCCCGACCCGACCGACGAACGAGAACGACACAAGAGACATCCTCCATCTGATTTGTTTGCGCCTCGATAATAAGAAGCCCTCCTTTGTCTCCCGGCTCCGTTTTCCCTGTTCCTGTTCCCGTCTTGTCCGGCTTGCGGCTGCTGGCGACTTGAGATCGCGAAAGTCACTGGTATGCCCTTTTTGTCCACCTTCGTCATGCGAAGAAGCAATGCGGGCTCACACTCATCCACCCTCATCAGACCGCTCCGGGGGACTCCCGTTTCCTGACTTTGGCCCTCAGAGAAGCtttctcatcctcgacgagccaccaccgccaccgacgacgacgacgaccgccgaggagggtggtcCGCGAGACTCGGTCGCTTCGATTGTTGACGACCCGTTTTTCTTTGGCTACCACAGCACCGCCGCGAATACtacctctgctgctgctgctgctgccacagCCACCCCCGGCATCCCTGGCGCGCTAACGACGAGTGCCGGCCACCGCAATGAAGAGCGCCAGCCGTGGATTCCCCCAAGGAAAGATTCACTGAAAGACATCGGTCCTACACCTTGGGTACGCCGTCATCTAACTACCTGATAAGAGTCTCAAGAAGAAACATGGACAAGAGCTCCTTCTGGCGGTCACGATGGATGTACGCTGACAATTGGACCTCTCAGTTCGATCGCAACAAACCAGCCATGGAGGCCATCAACATCGCCATTATCGGCGTCGAAGGCGTGGGGAAGTCGGCTTTTGTCCAGCGAACGATACGTTCCACGCGACCGCCGACACAGAACATGATCACATTCAGGCATGTGCTCGACGGGACGCAGTACTCAGTCACCCTGGTCGAGCTCGATCTTGAGGGTTTCGAACTGGACCCCCGACAACCAATACAGTGGCCGAAGCAGGTCGCCGGTCACATGGTGCCACGAATAGATGGCGCCCTGATCCTGTACGACGTTACCAACAAGGAGAGCGTGCGAGGGCTGGATTCCACCATGGCTGCGCTGGCCAACTCTTCCCTGCCGACGGTTCTCGCCGCCACAAAATGCGACGCCCCCGACGAAGCCCGCCAGATCGACGTGGCAGATGTTGCTTCTGCCTTTCCCACCTGTGCCGGTCACTTCAGAACGTCTTTCAACGTGCCGGGAAGCGCTCAGGATTGTCTCCAGGCTGCTTTAAAGGCCGCGTTGGCTAACAAGCGAGGTGAGAATGTTATCGCTGCAGTGGTGGTAAGCCGGGAGACTGAcgggggagcaggagaacaACCGGAAGGATCGCTGACCAGAAGACGCGCTGCCTCGGCGAGTCTGGATACCCCTCAAGAAATGATCAACGGACGGCCAATCAGCCAACACAGTAAACACAGCAGGGCAAGCTCCGACCTGTCACTCTTGCGGGGTTTCCCACCGCCCCCAAACGAAAGTCACTACAGGCCCCAGACTTCGAGGTCACCCAGACTAGACTATTCTTCTGTTGCTCACCACAGCAACTCAAATTTGGGCTTGGCCGTTCCCGAAGACGGCCCGCAAACGACAGTGTCAGCCATGCTTCGTCAACCGGGCATTCGACTGGACAGCGGCGCCGAGTCGTTCTTGGATGTGTCTGAATCCGACGGAGAATCGTATCGGTATTCGGACGACATACCAATACTGCAGCGCAACGATGAGAACTTTTTGGACAGGCCAGCCAAGGTGGCGGGAGTGAGTTTCGACGACCTTGTCGACAGGCTTGTCGCGCCCAAGATGGCAAAGACAGACCAAAACTTTACCGATATCTTTTTGTGCCTGTATCGAAAGTTTGCCGCGCCTTCCGAGCTGCTAAACGCGATTCGGGCTCGTCTCGACCAGCTGAAGGAAGACAAGACGACGCACATTCTGATCAAGGCGGAGGCTCAGGCGCGGCTGGTCGAGTCTGTGGCGAAGTGGGTATCGTTGTATCCTGGGGACTTTGCCAGGCCGGCAACGAAACGAAGTCTGGAAGAGATGGTCGGAGAATTATCTTTGGATCCGCTGTTTGTCACAGCTGCCCAGCAGATGCGTGTTCACCTGGAACACAAGGTggtcgaggacgacgacaCGGGCTGGGGAAAATCAGACCCAATAGACGAGACAGACAACATGTTTGAAGGTCTGAGCCGACCACACACGGGCATCACGGGATCGATGAACTCGCTCCAACTCGACgaccccagcaaccccccctccagccaCCACCGACGCCCCTCCCAGAGCTCAGAGAGATCAGGGTCAGATATTCATGGTCGGACAACGGCCCGGTATCAAGTCCAAACGCTGGAAGACTATGAGCGCGAAGCGGCCACGCTGGTGCCGATGCCCTCATTGGCGCTCAACAAGTTCCGCTGGCACCAGTTCATGGAGCTTGACACGGAGGAGATTGCCGACGAGATCACAAGGATAGACTGGGTCATGTTCAGCTCGATCCGGATCCGGGATTTGGTTCGGGACGTCTCGCTGAACcgagaacaaaaagaaaagtgcAAAAGCCTCAAGAACGTCAACAGGATGATATCCCACTTTAACCACATTGCCAAATGGGTCGCCAACATGATTTTGATCAGAGATAAAGCCAAGCACCGGGCTCCGTGTCTGGAAAAGTTTATGCTGATTGCCTTGAAGCTGAGGCAAATGAATAACTACAACGGTCTGGCGGCCGTGCTGGCGGGGATCAACGGCACAGCGATCCACCGGCTGTCGCAGACGAGGCAGCTTGTTAGCGCGGAGACGCAAAAGAAGTTtgcgaggttggtgttgctgatggggaCGCAGAAGAGCCACTTCGCGTACCGGTTGGCGTGGGAGAATTCGCCGCTGCCGAGGATCCCGTTTATGCCGTTGCACAGACGGGATTTGGTGAGtgctgaggagg
This window of the Podospora pseudoanserina strain CBS 124.78 chromosome 3, whole genome shotgun sequence genome carries:
- a CDS encoding hypothetical protein (EggNog:ENOG503P7W2; COG:S), which produces MAQDDGGMALPGLNEGSKITEVTAPTASPQPSPSPSATTTQPPTEPSPATLGADEEEEEEKEEGKEEEKEEDDDPPPPPKPAPKLCAVCNTQPGKYKCPRPGCAMPYCSIPCHKSHKSNHPPDPPAPTSQPTPQTTAPNPSQQTNNDPYRILLDHAHVFQRLVKKYPSLPFVLDSIHSQTLPPPTPSSSTTTPSFLQNNNRKRKEPPWSKDVGLRKGASALKKARTDPTDRGDGVREFCDAVLYLLSLGEEEKGKGDGVGDGGPRPVAERAVKEVGEEVRREERRVVEGLLREEEGV
- a CDS encoding hypothetical protein (EggNog:ENOG503P877), whose translation is MQFKMGYSRAQQGAVPRGFGGPSKPSSKHVEGQLDPEDLTRRLLLVLAEQEEHEKRRQRRAEQQSRHRREHQSSRHGQSQSSKTQADPRCSDHSRRRPSQANTSTSSQLPEPRSTDDHYVPKEAARQFTRTTTVEQMRSNDFIHQLSKRAHRYHKDSNREGDPIASTTPADLARQLRQSQAERDRALERERQQRQPPPSGPSTSSPSSQQQSHTFRAELARLNTNHNRVSLTGHYPSHQPRRNSTGGADPLSADTIPTQQPTTRRSMLVLNPTLPGGEGGGSEDTTTPTSEDPTPLQRFPIHAPEHRVDWSQSDERSKSTGTSRPRLMLSPLLKRADSLFTLRSSKGKEKGGSSSSAGSGSGSVVTSPTGAGAGGENGGVLSSGLGTMLPSPTRAVGGGELPALEELSPPPPPPPPPPPAAAAAAAAAAAGEKGAKSPTSAKSATSGKGFFGRFKR
- a CDS encoding hypothetical protein (COG:T; EggNog:ENOG503NY51) gives rise to the protein MRAHTHPPSSDRSGGLPFPDFGPQRSFLILDEPPPPPTTTTTAEEGGPRDSVASIVDDPFFFGYHSTAANTTSAAAAAATATPGIPGALTTSAGHRNEERQPWIPPRKDSLKDIGPTPWFDRNKPAMEAINIAIIGVEGVGKSAFVQRTIRSTRPPTQNMITFRHVLDGTQYSVTLVELDLEGFELDPRQPIQWPKQVAGHMVPRIDGALILYDVTNKESVRGLDSTMAALANSSLPTVLAATKCDAPDEARQIDVADVASAFPTCAGHFRTSFNVPGSAQDCLQAALKAALANKREQPEGSLTRRRAASASLDTPQEMINGRPISQHSKHSRASSDLSLLRGFPPPPNESHYRPQTSRSPRLDYSSVAHHSNSNLGLAVPEDGPQTTVSAMLRQPGIRLDSGAESFLDVSESDGESYRYSDDIPILQRNDENFLDRPAKVAGVSFDDLVDRLVAPKMAKTDQNFTDIFLCLYRKFAAPSELLNAIRARLDQLKEDKTTHILIKAEAQARLVESVAKWVSLYPGDFARPATKRSLEEMVGELSLDPLFVTAAQQMRVHLEHKVVEDDDTGWGKSDPIDETDNMFEGLSRPHTGITGSMNSLQLDDPSNPPSSHHRRPSQSSERSGSDIHGRTTARYQVQTLEDYEREAATLVPMPSLALNKFRWHQFMELDTEEIADEITRIDWVMFSSIRIRDLVRDVSLNREQKEKCKSLKNVNRMISHFNHIAKWVANMILIRDKAKHRAPCLEKFMLIALKLRQMNNYNGLAAVLAGINGTAIHRLSQTRQLVSAETQKKFARLVLLMGTQKSHFAYRLAWENSPLPRIPFMPLHRRDLVSAEEGSKTFVGEGGKRINWKKFEVLGSLSEWIMVTNFCEKDIYQRSIQVEASSAAGAAGTGEGSTKKKFPWLAK